The Deltaproteobacteria bacterium genomic sequence ATAATGCCTGCCTGAATATAGCTTTCCTTTTTTGAAAGGAGCATGCTTGTAAATATGGTGTGAAATATAAAATAGAATATAAAAGGGTTTTCAGCGCCGCCTGTAAAATGGATAAGGATGGTCAGGCTGATTATATCCAGCATACTCTGGATAATTGCAAACCTTCTAATGTTAGCGGTTGAAGGGGTTTTATGTTTTAAATAAAGCTTAAACCCTGCATTATAAATAGCGATAAATAATGCGAGCAAGAAGATAATCCTGGCAGGGAGGATAATCTTAAACAGGTTTAGGGCAGTTAGAAATAAGAGAATGATAAAAACTATTGCGGCCCATCTTATATAGATGAACCACTCAAGTCTTTGTAAAAGCTCCTCTTCCAGCAGGTTAGTTGTTTGCTTCACTTTTGTTTAAGAAGTTTCTCAATTTTTACGAGCAAGTCCTTGGGTTTTATGGGTTTTTCAATAAATTCTTCAACGGGCAGATAGTCTGCATCGGTTTCTTTATTGAATCTGAAGCCGGTCTCCCTTCCCACTGAGGTGAGCATTAGAATTGGTATCTTTGAAAGTTCCGGGTTGTTTTTTAATTTATAGCTTATCTGAAACCCCTGATCCTTTGTCTTCATCATCACATCAAGTATTACAAGGTCAGGTCTTTCCGCTTCAGCCTTTTTATAGCCTGCATCGCCTTCATTGGCGGTTATAACAGCGTAACCTTTGCTCCCAAGCACTATCTTTACTGCCTCTACTATATCTGCATCATCGTCAATGATTAAGATTTTTGCCATAAAGCCTCCTCATACAAACCTTACATCCATTATATGCGTGGAGCAGGATATGCATGGATCGTATGCCCTTACAAGGGATTCTACGCCCCTTGTTATTTCCTCTTTGGGTCTATTAAGGATTGTCGGGATGAAGTTTCTTAAATCATCTTCTATGATAGCAAGGTTTTGGGCTGTTGGGATAATGCAGTTTGCGTCTTCTACAATCCCGTTCTTGCTGATTGTGTATTCATGATAGAGAGAGCCTCTCGGCGCCTCAACAACGGCTGCGCCCCTGCCGTATTTTTTTGGTTTTTTTAATTCCTCTTTTTTGAGGCTGCCTGACAGGAGTTTATCAATTATCTTTATTGCATCCTCTGCGCAATGGAATGTTTCAAC encodes the following:
- a CDS encoding response regulator, translated to MAKILIIDDDADIVEAVKIVLGSKGYAVITANEGDAGYKKAEAERPDLVILDVMMKTKDQGFQISYKLKNNPELSKIPILMLTSVGRETGFRFNKETDADYLPVEEFIEKPIKPKDLLVKIEKLLKQK